The Venturia canescens isolate UGA chromosome 4, ASM1945775v1, whole genome shotgun sequence genomic interval GCGATACCACAGGTGTTTCACCGTCGACCTGTTTTGGCTGTCCTGACTCCTGATGACTTATTCCGTTGCTCGTCTCGAAACTAAAAATTGGCACAATGAACATCGTTATTGATCGTTTTCCGAATGTTCACAGTAATGATAACAAAAATGATCGTTCGAGGATAATGCTGCGACACATATTCGTTGACGTCGGACCACCGTTGAAAAAGTTGCTAAAAAACGTCATTTCGAGAAgcctcaaaaatgtttttgttccGTATATTTTGACTGGGATGCAATTAAATCTTTATTACTGTTGGTCGTGCATGAACAAATTTTAGATTTAAAATCACACCTCATTCCATTAATCGattcgtttattattatttcgaataaaatatcgtatattttttcgattttattaaacCTTTTCAAACCGCTCTCATGGAGGTTTAATCATTGATAAAGCACGTGTCTCGTGGCCATGCGcaagtgaatttttattctctccgaCATTGGTTATATTGTCAGAATCGATGCGCACTCACGACCagataaattagaaaaaaaaggatacAAAACAAATATCGTAACCGCTCACTTGTTAATGTAGTTGCCGTCGAAGTTAACTTCCAGCTGCTGAGAGGTGATGACAGCATCTTTATCGGCACCACCACCTCCACCGCGTTGTGGAGCGCCGAACGTCCCAGTCGCGCAAAGCGCGACTGCTACTATCACCTGAATGACAAATTCCGCATTCATTACTCAGCGAACTAACACAGTTTCAAACGTAATACACAAAAATCCGCTAATGGAAAtataacatttttgaaaaatcaaccaTTCAATATTTCCAACTGTTACGACATGATCAATATTGATTCACAGAATGCTGGGACGCTACGAACCTTGATAATTTCGATGCCAGTCGAatctaaataaataaattcatttttgacaaTGCCTTAATATGGCGCAGGATTCGGTTCGGGCATTCTGATAAAGAAATTGACTGTTGAAGATTGATCATTAAAAGAGAAATCtcaagagagaaaatgaaaatttggacgatatttaaaatatttttattatcgagaCAATTCCTTGTAAAATACTTCTCATCGTCAACATTTTCGTAAGGCCAGAGCAAATGCGCTTTGCTTTAAAGGGCACTCGAATCGAATGATAATGCTCAGTTGTAGAACTCGACTCGAGGAACACGAattagaaagagagaagagtaTTACATCAGTGGAAATGACGTTATGAAATATAAAGCGTAATAACTGTAGAACTGCGCCGGCTACGAACTATCGACCGTGCAAAAAATCTGACTGGTGTACTAAATTTTTACGGATCCGCGAAAGCCTTCAAGTGCTCAATCTCGCCTTAAACAATGCAACAAATCGTTAATCttcattcgaattttctcATGACGAAagatcgtttttatttttcaataaaaatccacCCGAATTTGTAATGTGACAGAAGGAATTTATGGAgacattgatattttttcctatGGAAGATCGTAGGAAAAATTAAGCAGTTACCaacccaaattttcaaaacagaTTGTTCTCTGTTTAACGAGCAGGGCTGTATTGAATTTTATTAGCCATCGTTGGACGAGCCATGTTcagtattttgcaaaaaattatttttctttttattgttttttaacATTACTTCGATGAAAGAAAATCACACACAGTTGTTTTGCTTCGTGGAATCTCTACGCAATCGCgtttaaattttcgaatttcgaaaataatttttttttcatattatgtAATCACATTCGATTGATTGAGAACTGATCGTTTATCGTGGTGCACGTGGTTCGATCGTTGAAAAGCTGCGCGGAAACAAGAAACGATCAGGGTATGATTGTGTAGTGAacagatggaaaaatattaataaacgcCCGACTGCATAAGGAATTATAAATTACGGAGTTTCTCGCTCCTCGTCAGCAAAACTATTTAATAATACTGCACATCGGTCTGATGTTTCTAATGCGCGGTTAATTGGGTAGTCTAACTGGTTatgaaacatgaaaattacgttcacAAAGAAAGATTTGATCTTGCATATTCGCTCATATAGGTTTAAGGTCACACATCTTCAATAGCTAAAAATTCGATATTCTGTAGGGACAATCTTTCACTACCgtaaaattattgatttttaaacaaatgaaaaatttaatcgaATTTCCCGAAATTATAGATCACTCGAAGTCAATCGACGAATCGTAAAGATTATTTTCGATCCTATGATTTGATATGTTAGCTATGattctttcaaaaattcaaccgcACCGTCATGCAATTTCGTTAGATTCGCAAACGGACACATCCTCCATTAAGGGctagaaattgaaatattccaatttttttcatgaaaaattgatggaaaagTACTCAACCGATGGAAAATACTAACCGAGTGAAAcaggttttttcaaaactcgaaTCTTTGTGAAATCGTAAAATGTGGACGaccgtaaatattttttttttttaaatatgagGAATTTTCACCAATAAAAGCGTTTCTCATGATAGACTAATACTGCTTTCAAAAACGTataaaatgttcgtttttgttttcttttttttttcgtttgaaagAGCAAGAAAAACTCAGCCGATAATTATTGGTGGCTCGGGCACGGGTCATGTGTCGATCTGTCCTTTTTTCTCTGGCTTTTCTGCTTTTTAACTTTGACCAAACTTACCTTAAAGGTATACATAATCTCACACGTGACAACCGAGAGGACAACTTGAGATGCAGATGGGTTGGTACTTGTGCCTCTTCGTCAGAGGCGAGGCTCTTTATATACACCGTCCGTAGCAACGTGGTGCAGTGAAAGGGGTCATCCCTGCCCTCCTCACAATGCACTTCGTCTGACCAGTGCATCTTcggatgcaaaaaaaaatattaactcTCCGTCCGCGTCATCTTTCTAGCCACATTGCTGAAGGAATAATTagattttcaataatccaTTATTTTAGCGGATGATGGATGTAGCGGATAGTGGATCATGTAGGATTAATGATGAATGATGATATTAGTGGCACACTAATTCCAAGTGCTTTTTCGTCACCACACGAATCATGCTAATTTCACCGGGGCACGATTAACCAAAGCGATACTCTATTGTTTTTCcgttttacattttatttataactcaaaatatatttgatattttttgtcaatcCAATTTCAGCTTGCTCGTACCCTATAAATGGTATATTGTGTTCTGCTTAGTGAGCACATTATTATGAGCGTGTTGCACCATTTACTTGGTTCATGATTCTGCTCCAAGGAACATCTTAAAAATCCGTTTCATTTTTGCGTTTCGTTCAAATCACATACAATCTTATCACTATCGAgaaacaatgaattttcatggaGTTGAGTGTGGGGGCTCATTGTATGGAACGAATTTCTCGAATAGATTTTCATTTTGGTCGagaattcgaataataaatatgtgataattttttatcgatcgaATATACAGAATTTAAAATCCTCGATCACATGATAAAagcggagaaaagaaaaaatgcggATGGAAGGCACGTTGGAGGGCGCtgcaatgtctaggtcgattCTCTCCTCTACACGAGCTCTTCTCGGGTGTTACTTCATTGCATAATGACTGTCGAAGAATTACAGCAACGTTAATGTTCAACACTGCATATAAGCCACAACTTATTATAGCATTACTATTATCTATGGATAAGTTTCCTTCTTTAAATATTAATAACAGAgtcgaacgaacgaacgaattgtcaattttcaacgaaatatcAACGTATTGCAATGGTTTGTGGACCATACCCGGTATGTTTCCtacaaataaacaataattccaTCACATTAGTCTCCATAATATCAGGGTGGATATGCTGGGTGTGACTGGTCTCATGATTCAAGGACTCGTAACATCTCCGCCTCATTTTTAATCTACTTGTTATCGTTACTTGAGAGCAACCGGATACTCTGGTGTTAAATCGTCAAATAACACTTCGACTTATAGTTTAAACAGTCAAAATGATATTTCTAAGAAATGgcattcgttcaatttttcttattttttctcatctatTATATGTTCACATTTGATTAAATCCCAAATGGTGTATAATTAATAAGTGGCAAAAACCAAGGAATACATAAATGCttgtgaaaacgaaattgagtttgaatttcgaaagaaaataataacaaaatttgAGTACCAAAACCAATTTTCGTGGATGAGCACTCAAAGATTGGAATAACgagataaaatgaaatatcaaCTGGACCGCAACTGTGTACGATAGTCATGAATAAatgtgttgatttttttttttctcattgcttCACGATCCAGTGGGTGGTTTTCGCGAGTTCTGTGAGCAGTCCTTTTCCCCTCTCTATTGAGGGAGAAGAATTCCTTGGTGAGTATCCGCGAAAGTACACGACTGGTCGAGATGAGCGGATGAGCAAATGCAGTGAACGCACCACGACAGTGCATATCATATCTTGCGCCGACAACACTTAACTGATGACGAGAAACGAGATGCAAAAAGGAGAGagtaaaagagaaagaacgaTGGAATGAGAAGggaatagagaaagagagaattaGAGATTCGCAAAGATCTCCTCATCGCCGACCCGACTAACTGCTTCAACTATGTGTCATATATGCTCGTCCTTCTCCTGTACTGTCGTGTCACAATGTGAGCGTCTCCTTTAAAACTCCTTTTCGAATTGCATAATCATATTTAATAACTTTACAGAGACTACAAGCTCACCAAACAACATTTCTACGATTTAATACTAATTATTTACTTCGTACGCAAGGATATCTATTTCAATATCCATATACCACAAAATTATAAATCTCCATATATTCCATTGATGGatattttatcgattattttacCAAAATCATCTAATAATGCCACTATTTGTGTCAGGGCAAAACCAGGATCTGTGCGTCGACCGCACGATCGActgattttcataaattctttGTGAACAATTTTATCATCAAATTCACATAGTAGTGTATTGTAcgcattttgagaaattcctCATATTATGGAATAATCTTATTCGTAATTTGACTTGGCATTAATCGACCACAATTCGAGAGGACTCTAATTCCCAATGCTCAGGGATCGTGTAATCCGGTGAGTATACTGGAAACACCGATGAAACACGAGTTTCTCGCATTTCACCGGATCCTCCGTGCATGAGCTCGTAGTAGACAATTCAACGAGATGAACGATGGCACAAGAAGAAAACGACTATTCATTTCCatatgaaaagataaaatgaaagaataacATGGAAGGTCACAGATATGAGTACGCGTGACCATGAAAAAGCCGGAAGATCGATTacgatattattattattattgttatttttattattattattgtgcaAATATGCGAGGGTTTCCCGTTGTAAAATGAGCCGAGAAGAAACATAGAAACTATGATCAATCGCTGTGCATTTTTTGCAATGATTGTTTGCAATATCCATACGAATATTAGACTCGAATATAAACAGgcatacatattttttttagtatttaTCAATTTCGATGTCAGTTTTCACAATATTAATGTATATCAAGAGTAGCAGAAATTGGGATGCACGATAGGCATGCCAACAGCAGAAAAACGCCCAATCGAGCATATACGATTTCATCCGCTGTGCAAGCACTCGCCAGGATGAAAGAGAATATTGGTAATTACAGTCAAGACCTAACGGATTTGTATGTATTTATCGCGATACGATGTATAGACAACAGGTTTGGTATTGCTCCGTTCAAAGATGCATTTTTATCGGAGCCATCCCCCTTATTTCTGTAATGTAAGCATTTTCCATAGCCGAGTTGCAAATACGAAAGTTATTACGTAAGAACGAGTCAACGGGGATTCTTAAAAAAGGATTTTGACTGGTAATCAAGCTATTCcgtagcatttttttccatgacgCTATCATCACAGAGTTCGCATCGTTCaaataatcgttttattcaagaTTTATGATACAGCTATTTGCAGGAAATTGTCTTCGGGATTTGGGGGTCTATATAGAAATGGATTGAAGTGCTTTTCGCGACGTTTCAAATAGTCGCACTCTCCGTTCTGATGAAACTGAATTTCGCGAGAATGGAATGCCTTCGTCTTCGATGCCTCGCAACTTGGAGAGTTACCACTCAATTTGAAGCGGTGCGTGCGCAAATAAAACCTGCGAGCAATTAGATAACTTGAAATTTGTAAAAGACTTTGAAGGAATAAAAGATGGTAAAAGTACGCGCGCTCGTTCACCCACAGGAAGTTTCGTTTCGTTCTTTGAGCGAGCTCTACTCACGTAGCGTGTAACCGGCTGTTTGGGTTTGCCCCCAAGCCGTGTGAAATGACGGTTGGGCATAGGCGAGATACTAATCGCCATTTTGTAACGGATGTTGGTAACATTGATTCTGGCCGGTTAACACAGGGAATCTCCTTAAAGCTTATATCCGTGCTCGATAATATTGTATTACAATcacaaaaaaacattacaatcgaaaaCGCAGCTTCCTCCAAATGAACGGTGCGCGCATGTCATTTCCAGGAAGCAAGAGTTTGGAACTCGGTCTAATAATGCAATTTTCTTCCAGAATATAAATTTACGATTTCATCTGTTTCGTGCCCGCAGACTCTTCGTCGTGATTTTGtagatattttgaaaaatggcgAATGGTGTAGTAGGATCGTAAATAGGGAGCAACGAGAGGTCCTCTGCTTGAGAATGAAGAACTCCGGAGACCCCTGCTTTGGCATATCGTATACAATTTACTCATGGGAGAATTTCGTCCGTCCCAGCATCTACAGCGCAAAAAGTACACAAACACGTATCTGGATATGTATACGCGAGTTAGATTGGCACTGAGGGCGGTGAAAGGTGACTACATCGACTACGTCGTCGTCTTGGTTGACTTCGAGATCCGCACGGAGGACACGTAACAAATGTCACTGTCCTCCCATATATAGAAAATCGAAGCCTATTGTTTGCTTGAATTCTCCCATATTACCACTATCACAAGTAAATGTGTTTGCTCTATGCGGATGATCCGTGATTTCGCTCGAGAACACCCGGTCCCGCATAATCGAGCCCATTATTATGCAAATTAACCATCTTACTTAAGCCGGGGAAAGAGGGTTGGAGGATTCCAATGAATTACCTGCATGCTCGCTCcgaattctctcttttttatttcgaaatttaaaaGGGAGCCCTGCTCGAGGCTTTTCTTCATTCGAACGTATGCGAGGTCATATTGGCACCAGTTTTTAAGCTGATCAGCATGTTTccagatttcgcgtcatgtgcTTCAATAAAATTTAGATATTTTTATCAACTAGGTGCAAGAACGCATCGGGAAAGCATATAAGTTTACGAACTCGAAAACGCTATCCATATTTATTGAATCATGCAATCCCTcactttattattatttattattggaAAACCGAACTAACGACGATGTAAGGAAAAATCTGATCTTTTGTTACAGATTTGCCAATATATATCCGCGCGGATCCTTTAAGAATTATTAGCAACGATAAATAACATCGATGATAGACACTTTAATACTCGCTTCAAACATTTATTCGTTCTGGGGGGGCAACAGCCGTAAACGCGCGATCAGGAAACTTGGAATGTCTAGCAAGTTGTCTGTGCATGGCTTAGCTGCGAGTTGCCTCGACCTTGAGACAGTTTGCTTTCACGCTCGGCTAAAACGAGAACTCTGGTATAACGGAGACGTCTTCTTCCTGGcgtaataaaaatgcaaacaagAGAATTGGAAAGGGGCGATGATGCCGTGGCGcgtcgggggggggggggggggcgacgAGGGGggtgagaaaaattattcaatcctCGAGCTTGCTCCGGATTACGTATCTCGATGGTTCATGACTCGATGAACGAGCCAAAAGAATCATCGATATTTATGGAAAAGCTGTGCTTAAACTCCGATCATCGCCGAATAGAAGTAAAGGGGCGTGGAATTGTGCAATCAAACGAGTTGTACATGTGGCGCTATACCGGCCGCAGCAGCGAGAGTGAAAGAAAGCGTAGGACAAGAATTTGTGTTATGATGTCACGAAGCTCCTCTCTACCGATTCGCTCATGAGCCGAGTCTGACGCATTCTTgtccaaataaataattgacgGATGTCATTGTTAGCATCACGTATTTAAATAGATGAACGCGAGCCGTTCAAGTGTCACAGGAGAATTAGCAGCAAAGAAATTTTCTTTAGACCGTATGACAAACGTCCTCTGCTGTTGTACGACGACTTGAAAATAAGAATTCTCGTCTTTTCCTCGGTGACCTATGGCGCGAATAATCGATATAGGCCCACAATACTGTTACCATTGCTGCACCTTCAGCCGGTTAATACTGTGAATTGAAATTCCATGTTCGAGCTGCCTCCTTCAAAAACGTGCAACGACAGAAACTACGATTCAGAAGCGAGAAAgcatttcatttgatttttattgccCGACCTGACAGAAGataaaaatggttgaaaaaataaaacggtgcttttttccaaattcattgGTTTCTCattcaaacgtcaaaaactatatataatataatttaGTTCACCACATTATCCGAGATGTGTCTCGTATCGTAGAAAGCTAAAAACCTGCAACCTGCATCCGAAGACAGTCTGAAACATTTGTTTCGGCTAAACAAAGTCGTTTCGAATTAGATCCGATATAATCCGCGATCaaatgtaatatttgatcGTTATGACAAAGCAAGCGCAGGGGTAAAGAAGATGTAAAGGAGAGTTTCGAACCACCAATGCGGTATTTATACAGACGATTGTATGGAAAGCTGCCGGTGTTTACAGAGAGCAATTATAGCTATTTGCGATGGgaaggaagtaaaaaaataaataaataaataaaaagacgaAACCGTCAATCGCGGAGAGATGCTCGTTGTATTTTCTCGCCTGGCAGCAGAAAGCAGAAGATCATCCGCGTTGATCTATCGTTAAAGACCACGTTGAACAATCTCTGTAGAGCCTCTCGTCATGCCTCCTATGAAAGGTCGAACTTCTTGAAAACTCATTGAGCATATATGATACGATCCTTCACTacctatatatgtatatatacatactatTTGTACCCGCGCGTGCAACACCGGTATAAGCGATGGAATTTTCATTGGACCACTCGCTTTGTGATCGATTGGATTCACTCGTGTACTCATCGATATGACTCACACGCACGAGTGTAGAGCGTTCATACCGAATTGTTAATTTTCATTCCAACCAAGTCCCAATCTAGCTCGCTTCCATTATTTCTTATTCTCGAGCCACGATACAGcagcatttttcttcctcttgtATTCATCGTGATCCATCGTTGCGacgtatttcgttttttttctcctttttttattttttaatctgcGCAACTATAATATGAGGGAGTTACTTCTTCAAGGTCGGGTTAAGAAATTGTCGTTAGACGCTTCGTAACGCGTCGTCGATGCGCGGTAAGGATTAAAACCCGCAGGAACTACTCTTCATAATACGTCTTATCGTTTCGTGTGAAGTTTGTGAAGCGATTTGGTGAAGATCTTGGACGCTCGTAAACCGTTTTGACGTCAggacgaaaattcaaatttacatATACTAAAAACTAAAAACAAGATGAAACGGGGTGCCGGTCGGTTTAAACTCACAAAGTTTTGAAACCCCAAGATCAACATTGTCAGGGCCAGAGCAAAAGTTTGCTCCTCCAgcatattaataaaaattatttatattgtGACGCTACCAACTTTCCGATTAGAAGGTTACCGCAACGGATATATATGGACCTTTTACCGGCGCGAGTTCCTCTTCAACGGATTTTCATCCACGCGCCTGGCATTCGTTTTATATTCAGGGGGGACCATGGCAAAACGGTAGTTgcgaaaatcgtttttttttttttcattctagctctagcaattttcacataatatcccataaaagaaaaaaaaaatggaatccaTTGAAAACCGGCTTCTTCTTCGACGAAGCAgcagattttttattgttctacattgattttcatttgtctttaatttttttatttttttttttttgaaaaaattgaaatttttccaatcattgcagatttttatttttataattatcgttgtttttcaacatttaagATTCTCGGTAAtagattttcaaaatggtgtcattagaaaaaatttattttgtaatggAACAAAAGAATAGaaagcgaatgaaaatttcagagaacTCGTCAAAAATGTCGAAGTTTCTtatggagaaaagaaaaaaaaataaaaaatggcaatcatcccaaaattttcgttttttatcttaatcctcaaaaaaaaaaaatgtcgaagatGGATTTGAATGACCTTTTGACACTGTTTTCTGAAAAGTACATTCGAagacaaaatttaaaaaaaaaaaaaaaaaatcgtcccaATGAGACAATTTTTGAATGCGTTACGTCactttgaacaaaaataacgccatttttttttttaattcctaaTTGTTTTTggatcgggaaaaaaaatttgcaaaatttctgaaatatttctttggtagaacagaaaaagataaaaaagtttcCGCCAAATCGA includes:
- the LOC122409452 gene encoding endocuticle structural glycoprotein SgAbd-1-like, whose amino-acid sequence is MYTFKVIVAVALCATGTFGAPQRGGGGGADKDAVITSQQLEVNFDGNYINNFETSNGISHQESGQPKQVDGETPVVSQGSSSHTAPDGTPIQLTWTADENGFQAQGAHIPTAPPIPPEIQRALEWNAAHPEEDDGGQGGGRPPARG